The following coding sequences are from one Neovison vison isolate M4711 chromosome X, ASM_NN_V1, whole genome shotgun sequence window:
- the LOC122896634 gene encoding profilin-2-like, which produces MQCIGDISEEVWQDCITLFLQTGMCCDAAIITNSPPWLLASYPEGNLFQLTQEEIQILLAREGREKLFLQGITLAGTKCLLIRDNLYTEGNNTMDLRTKGQSRGSQAVTVVQIESVYLVVMGQKGTEGGPLNLKAFEMAGYIREAIHQHMARF; this is translated from the coding sequence ATGCAGTGCATAGGGGATATCAGCGAAGAGGTCTGGCAAGACTGCATTACCCTCTTCCTACAAACTGGGATGTGCTGTGATGCAGCGATTATCACCAATTCTCCACCCTGGTTGTTAGCTTCTTACCCCGAAGGCAACTTGTTCCAACTGACCCAGGAAGAAATTCAGATCTTGCTGgcgagagaggggagagagaagttgTTTCTTCAGGGAATCACCCTTGCAGGGACCAAATGCTTGTTGATTCGGGACAACCTTTACACTGAGGGCAACAACACCATGGACCTCCGCACCAAAGGCCAGAGTCGGGGCAGCCAGGCAGTGACTGTAGTTCAGATTGAATCTGTATACCTTGTGGTGATGGGAcaaaaaggaacagaaggaggGCCTCTCAACCTTAAAGCTTTTGAAATGGCAGGTTACATCAGAGAGGCCATTCATCAACACATGGCCcgtttctaa